AAGGGCAGCAACGGTTACAACGCCGAGACCGGCGAGTACGAAGATCTGCTCAAGGCCGGTATCATCGACCCGACCAAGGTGACGCGCGCGGCCCTGCAGAACGCTTCGAGCGTTGCGGGTCTGCTTCTGACCACCGAAGTGCTCATTGCCGACATGCCTGAAGAAAAGGCTCCGGCAGCGGGTGGCGGTCACGGCGGCATGGGCGGCGACATGTACTAAGCCGTACCCACGGCCACCAACGATTCACGAAACAACCCGGGGACTCGTCGAGAGACGAGTCCCCGGGTTTGCTTTATGTTGAAAGTAAGGCTGGTCCTCGGTGGTTACGTAGCCCGAGCTATTTTGCCAACCGCTTGGACTTGAACGGCAGGATGTCGATCCCCAGGTAGCGCAGCGATGCGATCAATACCGACGTGGCCAAGGCTTCATCGATGTTTCCCACGATCGGCATATTATCAGGCACTTCCACGACGCCAAACGTGAAGTTGAGCAGGAACAGAACAGACGCCAAGGCGCAGGCAACGGCAACACCTTTGCCCAGGCATCCGGAGCCTTCTTCAACGACAACGACTTTCGCGGGTTCGGAACTCATGGCGTTTCACCTTCCCGGTATACGACCTTCATGGTTACTCCATCGGCGAGCGTTTGAACAAGGGGAGCGAAGAGTTTTGTTCTGACCAGCGATTCGCCTTCGGTGTCCGCTTTTTCACGAAGCATAGGCTTAGAACCTTCCTTCAACACGGCGTCACGCAATTCCTTTTTGGCCTGTTCTTCGAGAAAGGCGCCCGAATAGCTGCCCAAGCGCCCCCAACCCACGTCTGTTCGAATCTCGATGAGTTCGGGGTTGGACTGAACCTCTACCATCTCGGTATCGAGAACAGGCCGGGGCAGGAAGACCGTCAGGCATTTCGCGTCAGCGTCGTAGGAGAAATCGCTTTCGTCCAGGGTATCAAGAGGGATGTAGTACTGAACCTTGTTGCCTTGCGCACGCAACGACGTGACCGTGTCGCCCAGCTTGATGTCCCCAATGAACTTGATGGCGTACTTCTTCTCGCTCGTCTTCTCGACGACCGCGGTTACGGACTGCGTGTAGACCACCAGCTTTCCCGATTCACGCGCGCTTTCGATGGACCCCACAAACGCGGTCCGGTAGTTGACCTCGGTTTTGAACGCGCCGCGCAGACCGTCCGCGAGCTTTCCTGCGCTGTTCTCGGCGGCGGTCAATGCGCTCGACGCCAAATCCTTCGCGCCGGTAGCGAGTTCTTTGGGGGCGCGGTAAAAGATCACATATGCGAGAGCCGCGGCGGCCAGAATAGCGACAATCAGCACCGCAGCGCACGAGGGCGACCCATACGAGCGCTTCAGCACCACGACAGTCGTACCCTGCGAAGCTTCAGCCGTCGCCTGGGGCGTCTCGTCAACTACGACAGGCACAACCACTTCCGCGGGCGCTTCCGCCGGTAACGTGTTCCCTGAGTCGCTCTGCAGATTTTCTTGTCCCTCAGCCATTCGTACCCTTTCTTCGCCGTGGTTCCAGCTAGAGTGGCTTCTCTTGGTACCACTATCCCTTAACCCGTAGACAAGGTTTCTGCACCCCATTTAGACGCCTGGAGGAGGACGGCGGTTTACGGGTTCTAGCGGTGTATCTGGCGAGCGGACAAGATGCGACAACAACGGGGTTGACAGACGGGCGGGATATATGCTAAATAAATATTCAGTATTTTGTGAGGGTTCGCGGCACTGTACGGGACCATTCTAGGAATTGGAGGCTCTTGGGAGGGCTATCCTATTCGTCCGGCATGCCTCATTTCACACGCAAGGAGATAAGCTATGACGATCATGGACACGATGTTGCCGGAGTATGAGCAGGAAATGGCAGTGACGCGCAAGACGTTGGAGTGCGTTCCGGATGCACTGTGGGACTACAAACCCCACCCGAAGTCGATGACGATGGGGGCGCTCGCCTCGCACATCGCGGAATCGCACGGCTGGGTCATGGGAACCATGCAGTCGG
The DNA window shown above is from Candidatus Hydrogenedentota bacterium and carries:
- a CDS encoding DUF1232 domain-containing protein — translated: MSSEPAKVVVVEEGSGCLGKGVAVACALASVLFLLNFTFGVVEVPDNMPIVGNIDEALATSVLIASLRYLGIDILPFKSKRLAK
- a CDS encoding DUF4230 domain-containing protein produces the protein MAEGQENLQSDSGNTLPAEAPAEVVVPVVVDETPQATAEASQGTTVVVLKRSYGSPSCAAVLIVAILAAAALAYVIFYRAPKELATGAKDLASSALTAAENSAGKLADGLRGAFKTEVNYRTAFVGSIESARESGKLVVYTQSVTAVVEKTSEKKYAIKFIGDIKLGDTVTSLRAQGNKVQYYIPLDTLDESDFSYDADAKCLTVFLPRPVLDTEMVEVQSNPELIEIRTDVGWGRLGSYSGAFLEEQAKKELRDAVLKEGSKPMLREKADTEGESLVRTKLFAPLVQTLADGVTMKVVYREGETP